The following proteins come from a genomic window of Oncorhynchus masou masou isolate Uvic2021 chromosome 25, UVic_Omas_1.1, whole genome shotgun sequence:
- the LOC135514443 gene encoding basic salivary proline-rich protein 3-like → MEKNKTEKNKIENSKIENSKTENSKTENNKMENNKIENNKIENSKIENSKIENNTIENSKTENSKTENNTMENNKIENRKRENNKIENSKIDNNKIENCKRENSKIDNHKIENNKIENSKRENGNIENGKPKNGKPDNGKPENGQVEIGKPKNGKPENGKPKNGKPDNGKPENGQIEIGKPENGKPKNGKPENGKPENGKPENGQIEIGKPVNGKPENGKPENGQIEIGKPENGKPKNGKPENGKPETGQIENGKPENGKPENGKSENGKPEKGQIEIGKPENGKPKNGKPENGKPENGQIEIGKPENGKPENGQIETGKPENGKPENGKPENGQIEIGKPENGQIEIGKPANGKPENGKPENGQIEIGKPENGKPKNGKPENGKPETGQIENGKPENGKPENGQIENGKPENGQIEIGKPENGKPKNGKPENGKPETGQIENGKPENGKPETGQIENGKPENGKPENGLI, encoded by the coding sequence ATGGAGAAAAATAAGACGGAGAAAAATAAGATAGAGAACAGTAAGATAGAGAACAGTAAGACAGAGAACAGTAAGACAGAGAACAATAAGATGGAGAACAATAAGATAGAGAACAATAAGATAGAGAACAGTAAGATAGAGAACAGTAAGATAGAGAACAATACGATCGAGAACAGTAAGACAGAGAACAGTAAGACAGAGAACAATACGATGGAGAACAATAAGATCGAGAACcgtaagagagagaacaataaGATAGAGAACAGTAAGATAGATAACAATAAGATAGAGAACTGTAAGAGAGAGAACAGTAAGATAGATAACCATAAGATAGAGAACAATAAGATAGAGAACAGTAAGAGAGAGAATGGTAATATAGAGAATGGTAAGCCAAAGAATGGTAAGCCAGACAATGGTAAACCAGAGAATGGTCAAGTTGAGATTGGTAAGCCAAAGAATGGTAAGCCAGAGAATGGTAAGCCAAAGAATGGTAAGCCAGACAATGGTAAACCAGAGAATGGTCAAATTGAGATTGGTAAGCCAGAGAATGGTAAGCCAAAGAATGGTAAGCCAGAGAATGGTAAGCCAGAGAATGGTAAACCAGAGAATGGTCAAATTGAGATTGGTAAGCCAGTGAATGGTAAGCCAGAGAATGGTAAACCAGAGAATGGTCAAATTGAGATTGGTAAGCCAGAGAATGGTAAACCAAAAAATGGTAAGCCAGAGAATGGTAAACCAGAGACTGGTCAAATTGAGAATGGTAAGCCAGAGAATGGTAAGCCAGAGAATGGTAAGTCAGAGAATGGTAAGCCAGAGAAGGGTCAAATTGAGATTGGTAAGCCAGAGAATGGTAAGCCAAAGAATGGTAAGCCAGAGAATGGTAAGCCAGAGAATGGTCAAATTGAGATTGGTAAGCCAGAGAATGGTAAGCCAGAGAATGGTCAAATTGAGACTGGTAAGCCAGAGAATGGTAAGCCAGAGAATGGTAAACCAGAGAATGGTCAAATTGAGATTGGTAAACCAGAGAATGGTCAAATTGAGATTGGTAAGCCAGCGAATGGTAAGCCAGAGAATGGTAAACCAGAGAATGGTCAAATTGAGATTGGTAAGCCAGAGAATGGTAAACCAAAAAATGGTAAGCCAGAGAATGGTAAACCAGAGACTGGTCAAATTGAGAATGGTAAGCCAGAGAATGGTAAACCAGAGAATGGTCAAATTGAGAATGGTAAGCCAGAGAATGGTCAAATTGAGATTGGTAAGCCAGAGAATGGTAAACCAAAAAATGGTAAGCCAGAGAATGGTAAACCAGAGACTGGTCAAATTGAGAATGGTAAGCCAGAGAATGGTAAACCAGAGACTGGTCAAATTGAGAATGGTAAGCCAGAGAATGGTAAACCAGAGAATGGTCTGATCTGA